Proteins encoded within one genomic window of Haloplanus vescus:
- a CDS encoding DUF7500 family protein: MPSDSDDSVSDRGKVLTEEELDITRHDNVDEIDDGRYVVSTGGPTSDDAADARDEERDASDPPETDDTTSDDQSSITEADVNAWLDDHYSTIDAKYGFHATAKFDDGVSRHQVVSNDVVTSFESLLIWYAQHVGDGTPVEDVLGILLAESSVSVRYPVRTLTGLLKRYDLDREDSIDDLIQAVSDEQAVALSED; this comes from the coding sequence ATGCCATCAGACTCAGACGACTCCGTCTCGGATCGTGGCAAGGTGCTCACCGAGGAGGAGTTAGACATCACTAGACACGACAACGTGGACGAAATCGACGACGGCCGCTACGTCGTCTCCACCGGTGGGCCGACGAGCGACGACGCCGCCGACGCCCGCGACGAAGAACGCGACGCGTCGGACCCGCCCGAAACCGACGACACGACGTCCGACGACCAGTCGTCAATCACCGAGGCGGACGTCAACGCGTGGCTCGACGACCACTACAGTACCATCGACGCCAAGTACGGCTTCCACGCCACCGCCAAGTTCGACGATGGCGTCAGCCGCCATCAGGTCGTCTCCAACGACGTGGTCACCAGTTTCGAGTCGCTTCTCATCTGGTACGCCCAACACGTCGGCGATGGGACGCCCGTCGAGGATGTACTCGGCATCCTGCTCGCCGAGTCGAGCGTCTCCGTCCGCTACCCTGTTCGGACGCTCACCGGACTGCTCAAGCGCTACGACCTTGACCGCGAGGACTCCATCGACGATCTCATACAGGCCGTCTCCGACGAGCAAGCCGTCGCCCTCTCCGAAGACTGA
- a CDS encoding archaellin/type IV pilin N-terminal domain-containing protein, which produces MFEERTDRGQVGIGTLIVFIAMVLVAAIAAGVLINTAGFLQTQSEQTGQQSSSQVTDRLEPVSKTGNVSVYNSSNSQVVAEGSENLSAANQSLRVNEVSLVVQKSPGANDINMSATTFELIGPDGTDRFPFTNDTAVNSTRALQDDDDSINASRGNGLILNSRTDRLVVTINMTAFANNDEFVGGPLEPGQTATLRVNTESGATSIIRIQVPQSLSGEESVEL; this is translated from the coding sequence ATGTTCGAAGAACGAACTGACAGGGGTCAAGTCGGTATCGGGACGCTCATCGTGTTCATCGCGATGGTCCTGGTCGCAGCGATCGCGGCCGGCGTTCTGATCAACACGGCTGGCTTCCTCCAGACGCAGTCTGAACAGACGGGTCAACAGAGTAGTTCGCAGGTCACCGACCGGCTCGAGCCGGTGTCGAAGACGGGGAACGTCTCGGTGTACAACAGCTCGAATAGCCAAGTCGTCGCCGAGGGTTCGGAGAACCTCTCCGCGGCGAACCAATCTCTCAGGGTGAACGAGGTTTCGCTGGTCGTCCAGAAATCGCCGGGCGCCAACGACATCAACATGAGCGCGACGACGTTCGAACTCATCGGGCCCGACGGTACTGACCGATTCCCGTTCACGAATGACACGGCCGTCAACAGCACGCGGGCCCTCCAGGACGACGATGACTCGATTAACGCCAGCCGAGGTAACGGTCTGATCCTGAACAGTCGGACTGACCGACTGGTGGTCACGATCAACATGACCGCCTTCGCCAACAACGATGAATTCGTCGGCGGGCCGCTTGAACCCGGTCAGACGGCGACGCTCCGAGTCAACACCGAAAGCGGTGCGACGTCCATCATCCGCATTCAGGTGCCCCAGTCGCTCTCGGGCGAGGAATCCGTCGAACTATAA
- a CDS encoding chemotaxis protein CheC → MRVDIQSLGTYNRLAQEGAEHAAASLTQMTGIETYVDVTNVTLMSKRDVEDVFGGTTFVGVQIGLDGGLSGQTALAFDRGSAASIVDVLVPGATASEDDEFDDMAQSGLKEIGNIMMGGFVDGWADYLTTNVDMTPPTYVERDGTDVLPNGALERADEEHVFVFESQMTAVDEEIDAYIYMLPEYGAFAEMLEASDDHEDAIPMDKLTVFDEMTRQGAERAAQNVSSMTGIETDVDVSRLSFVPIEDVPNTARDEVYLGTVMEFKGTPGGYLAILFDEPSARTIVDATVPMELDEPLGDMGESAIEELGNIMTSGFIDGWANVLQTSIDHTPPELVHDMGTAILSPIAGRLGQSQEYAFLMDSAVVTPEGEFNCEIYAIPDERKLKEALDSLLVERRDELEADTESLF, encoded by the coding sequence ATGCGGGTTGATATCCAGTCGCTCGGCACGTACAACCGCCTCGCACAGGAGGGGGCGGAACACGCCGCAGCGTCACTGACCCAGATGACGGGCATCGAGACGTACGTCGACGTGACCAACGTCACCCTGATGTCGAAACGGGACGTGGAGGACGTCTTCGGTGGCACGACCTTCGTCGGCGTCCAAATCGGTCTCGACGGTGGGCTCTCGGGACAGACTGCGCTCGCGTTCGACCGTGGGAGTGCAGCGAGCATCGTCGACGTCTTGGTTCCCGGTGCGACGGCGAGCGAAGACGACGAGTTCGACGACATGGCCCAGAGCGGTCTCAAGGAGATTGGCAACATCATGATGGGTGGGTTCGTTGACGGGTGGGCCGACTACCTGACCACGAACGTCGACATGACGCCGCCGACCTACGTCGAACGCGACGGGACCGACGTGTTGCCGAACGGGGCGCTCGAACGCGCTGACGAGGAACACGTCTTCGTCTTCGAGAGTCAGATGACCGCCGTCGACGAGGAGATAGACGCCTACATCTACATGCTCCCGGAGTACGGCGCCTTCGCGGAGATGCTCGAAGCCAGCGACGACCACGAGGACGCCATCCCGATGGACAAACTGACCGTCTTCGACGAGATGACGCGCCAGGGCGCCGAACGGGCCGCCCAGAACGTCTCCTCGATGACGGGCATCGAGACTGACGTTGACGTGAGTCGTCTCAGCTTCGTCCCCATCGAGGACGTGCCGAACACGGCCCGCGACGAGGTGTATCTCGGGACGGTCATGGAGTTCAAGGGGACGCCCGGTGGCTATCTCGCCATCCTCTTCGACGAGCCATCGGCCCGGACCATCGTCGACGCGACGGTGCCGATGGAACTCGACGAACCACTCGGTGACATGGGCGAGAGCGCCATCGAGGAACTCGGCAACATCATGACCAGCGGGTTCATCGACGGCTGGGCGAACGTGCTCCAGACGAGCATCGATCACACGCCCCCGGAACTGGTTCACGACATGGGGACGGCCATCCTCAGTCCCATCGCTGGCCGCCTCGGTCAGTCCCAGGAGTACGCGTTCCTCATGGACTCGGCCGTCGTGACGCCCGAGGGGGAGTTCAACTGCGAAATCTACGCCATCCCGGACGAGCGAAAGCTCAAGGAAGCCCTCGACTCCCTGTTGGTCGAGCGACGCGACGAACTCGAGGCCGATACAGAATCGCTCTTCTAA
- a CDS encoding RAD55 family ATPase, with product MTELTRTGIEGLDSILGGGIVDNATVLISGNPGTGKSILGLQYIYNGVQEFDETGIYLSFEENREDIAQAAESIGFENWRELVEDDQILVYDKQELLRHNDFNDTLDLLLEEFEEMDYDRFVLDSLTMFELFFTDEQEKRTYLLKFSDILKANGLTSLLIAEQSAVFPEQDIGLENFLTDGNIYLIQTPTESGVNRYIWVAKMRKQNIETDIFPMDITDGGITVHERAAGFSMMGSGGNSPFPGE from the coding sequence ATGACCGAGCTGACGCGAACTGGCATCGAAGGGCTCGACTCGATTCTCGGTGGCGGGATCGTCGACAACGCGACAGTCCTGATCAGCGGCAATCCGGGGACTGGGAAGAGTATCCTCGGGTTGCAGTACATCTACAACGGCGTTCAGGAATTCGACGAGACGGGCATCTATCTCTCTTTCGAGGAGAACCGGGAGGACATCGCCCAAGCTGCGGAGTCCATCGGCTTCGAGAACTGGCGCGAACTCGTCGAGGACGACCAGATTCTCGTCTACGACAAGCAGGAACTCCTCCGACACAACGACTTCAACGACACGCTGGACCTGCTTCTCGAGGAGTTCGAGGAGATGGACTACGACCGCTTCGTCCTCGACTCGCTGACGATGTTCGAGTTGTTCTTCACGGACGAGCAGGAAAAGCGGACGTACCTCCTCAAGTTCTCCGACATCCTGAAGGCCAACGGCTTGACGTCGTTGCTCATCGCCGAGCAGTCCGCCGTCTTCCCCGAACAGGACATCGGCCTCGAGAACTTCCTCACCGACGGGAACATCTACCTGATTCAGACGCCGACGGAGTCGGGCGTCAACCGATACATCTGGGTCGCGAAGATGCGCAAGCAGAACATCGAGACGGACATCTTCCCCATGGACATCACCGACGGGGGCATCACCGTCCACGAGCGAGCCGCGGGCTTCTCGATGATGGGTAGCGGTGGAAACTCCCCGTTCCCCGGCGAGTAA
- a CDS encoding RAD55 family ATPase produces the protein MRLSTGVDGFDELVEGGLLQNRLYILSGPPGSGKTTLSSHFVTEGARVGEKCLYLSMHETEEELIHDMSSYNFGFEKAAQSGKFQFRNVFDSNAKRLLKGPGGNDFSSGVQNMTNRLVSFINSREIDRLVIDSTMILQYFYPDNHEAFVQFLTSLKRVDATTLLISEMTDPTSYADEHYLAHGVIFMHNYMEGDGMRRGVQIIKMRGTDIDSDIHAIEFEDDGLHVRPEQDIEA, from the coding sequence ATGAGGCTTTCCACCGGCGTGGACGGTTTCGACGAACTCGTCGAGGGGGGGCTCCTCCAAAATCGGCTGTACATCCTGAGCGGACCGCCGGGGAGCGGAAAAACGACCCTCTCCTCGCATTTCGTCACGGAGGGGGCCCGCGTCGGCGAGAAGTGTCTGTACCTGAGCATGCACGAAACCGAGGAGGAACTGATTCACGACATGAGTTCCTACAATTTCGGCTTCGAGAAGGCCGCTCAGTCCGGTAAATTCCAGTTCCGGAACGTCTTCGATTCGAACGCCAAGCGCCTCCTGAAAGGCCCCGGCGGCAACGACTTCTCTTCCGGCGTCCAGAACATGACCAACCGGCTGGTCAGTTTCATCAACTCCCGGGAGATAGACCGGTTGGTCATCGACTCGACGATGATCCTCCAGTATTTCTATCCGGACAACCACGAGGCGTTCGTCCAGTTCCTCACCTCGCTGAAGCGCGTCGACGCGACGACACTGCTCATCTCCGAGATGACGGACCCGACCTCCTACGCGGACGAACACTACCTCGCACACGGCGTCATCTTCATGCACAACTACATGGAGGGCGACGGGATGCGACGGGGCGTCCAGATAATCAAGATGCGGGGGACGGACATCGACAGCGACATCCACGCCATCGAGTTCGAGGACGATGGCCTGCACGTCCGACCGGAGCAGGACATCGAGGCCTGA
- a CDS encoding chemotaxis protein CheW → MSDPTTRSDAVGDDAIDSEVVQALSGADTSDAESSVAAVLEAMGDDEHTTDDDTADEETEDDDETISVLEFVLGDERYCLDITYIEQIVERGTVTRIPNAPAFVEGVIDLRGDITTVIDPMETLAAESGGDGDLIVVFDSTQMDDEWSVGWAVDGVRRVSTVSLSAVKESPVDEPWINGVVKRQEDGEFVIWTEPGELMRDGDAA, encoded by the coding sequence ATGTCCGACCCGACCACACGATCCGACGCGGTGGGAGACGATGCCATCGACTCCGAAGTCGTTCAGGCGCTCTCGGGCGCCGATACGAGCGACGCCGAATCGTCGGTCGCCGCCGTCCTCGAAGCGATGGGCGACGACGAACACACAACTGACGACGACACGGCCGACGAGGAGACGGAGGACGACGACGAAACCATCTCCGTCTTGGAGTTCGTCTTGGGCGACGAGCGCTACTGTCTCGATATCACGTACATCGAGCAGATAGTCGAACGCGGCACCGTGACTCGAATCCCGAACGCGCCGGCGTTCGTTGAGGGCGTCATCGACCTCCGCGGCGACATCACGACGGTCATCGACCCGATGGAAACGCTGGCGGCAGAGTCCGGCGGGGACGGCGACCTCATCGTCGTCTTCGATTCGACGCAGATGGACGACGAGTGGAGCGTCGGGTGGGCCGTTGACGGTGTCCGGCGCGTCTCGACGGTGTCGCTGTCGGCGGTCAAGGAGTCACCCGTCGACGAACCGTGGATCAACGGCGTCGTCAAACGGCAGGAAGACGGCGAGTTCGTCATCTGGACGGAGCCGGGCGAACTGATGCGCGACGGCGACGCGGCCTAG
- the cheY gene encoding chemotaxis protein CheY, with the protein MPPQVLLVDDSDFMRNLLREILEENFEIVGEAENGVEAVELYREHDPDLVMMDIVMPIRDGIEATSEITGSDPDANVIMCTSVGQEEKMKNAVKAGADGYITKPFQKPNVLEAIDDVVA; encoded by the coding sequence ATGCCACCGCAAGTACTACTCGTCGACGATTCGGATTTCATGCGCAACCTCCTGCGCGAGATTCTGGAAGAGAACTTTGAAATCGTCGGGGAAGCCGAGAACGGCGTGGAAGCCGTCGAACTCTATCGCGAACACGACCCCGACCTGGTGATGATGGACATCGTCATGCCCATCCGTGACGGAATCGAGGCGACGAGCGAAATCACCGGGAGCGACCCCGACGCGAACGTCATCATGTGTACCAGCGTCGGTCAGGAGGAAAAGATGAAAAACGCCGTCAAAGCGGGGGCAGACGGCTACATCACGAAACCCTTCCAGAAACCGAACGTGCTGGAAGCAATCGACGACGTCGTGGCCTGA
- a CDS encoding efflux RND transporter permease subunit → MSLLPHLDVQRVIDTLDAWIVDRPGQVILCFLLVSGLFVAGLGAGGTDSGTDQFTQDVPAEQALQEVNDNFERITFGDDSGTTQLIQSGTNVLSKPELLRMLRAQNRLSEDDDLQVTRTSSVARAVAQTLDPSADTIDDEIRAVERATPGEIDRAVRTTVSSEPGLRALLSEDYNARSASASATIGTVSHRLPGGASEGPGTSGSSPLTSIQLQAQYIVQSVGGDITVFGSGITSEELGNVINDSLQLVIPAAVALILLFLIVAYRDPIDLLLGLVALAMTMLWTFGFMGLAGIAFSQLLVAIPPLLLAVGIDFGIHAINRYREEHVGDVGVRDAMRVTTDQLLIAFFIVTGTTVLGFAANLSSGLSSIRELGIVAAVGIVFTALVFGVFLPATKVYADCWRERLGLPSFGSAALGDERSLLGRVLPVGVHIARNAPRAFLVLVIISTAFMGQYGAGVDSRFTQDDFLPPEEPPAYLEYVPEPFRPGDYTVTETTNFLERNFQTGEEDTTTVYVEGPLHKDYALEALWRAGESPPGSFVDDDGHARETSIVTVIRSYAERDPEFAALVARNDRNDNGIPDDNLRTVYAALLDSPARDRALNYITDDYSSARIEYAVEADASQEAVTEDTREVADRVRFEATATGGVIVLKAVSDVIGESAFRSLVIALVAAAAFLVVVYGLLEGRPSLGLVNVLPIAVTVAALASTMRFLDIPFNVLTGTSLSIAIGLGIDYSAHLLHRFVEEYDESTDVDAALLSTVRGTGGALTGSMLTTVSGLGVLWLAISPILGQFGLLIALSVLYSYLASILVLPTTLVLWDRYVSAGAGRALAGEWVEYQP, encoded by the coding sequence GTGTCGCTGCTCCCGCATCTCGACGTCCAGCGGGTCATCGACACGCTGGACGCGTGGATAGTCGACCGGCCCGGACAGGTCATCCTCTGTTTCCTGCTCGTCTCGGGGCTGTTCGTCGCCGGCCTCGGCGCCGGCGGCACCGACTCCGGGACCGACCAGTTCACGCAGGACGTGCCCGCCGAACAGGCGCTCCAAGAGGTCAACGACAACTTCGAGCGGATTACCTTCGGCGACGATAGCGGCACGACGCAGTTGATTCAGTCGGGGACGAACGTCCTCTCGAAGCCAGAACTGCTGCGGATGCTCCGGGCCCAAAATCGTCTGTCCGAGGACGACGACCTGCAGGTGACGCGCACGTCGAGCGTCGCCCGCGCCGTCGCCCAGACACTCGACCCCTCGGCCGACACCATCGACGACGAGATTCGGGCGGTCGAACGCGCGACGCCCGGCGAAATCGACCGCGCCGTCCGCACGACCGTCTCGAGCGAGCCCGGGCTTCGCGCCCTCCTCAGCGAGGACTACAACGCCCGGTCCGCGTCCGCGTCGGCCACCATCGGGACGGTGTCGCACCGACTCCCCGGCGGTGCGAGCGAGGGACCGGGAACGAGTGGGTCCAGCCCGCTCACGTCGATTCAGCTGCAGGCCCAGTACATCGTCCAGTCGGTCGGCGGCGACATCACCGTCTTCGGGAGCGGCATCACGTCCGAAGAGCTCGGTAACGTCATCAACGACTCGCTCCAGTTGGTGATTCCGGCCGCCGTCGCGCTCATCCTGCTCTTTCTCATCGTCGCCTATCGCGACCCGATCGACCTGTTGCTCGGCCTCGTCGCCCTCGCGATGACGATGCTCTGGACGTTCGGCTTCATGGGGCTCGCCGGCATCGCGTTCTCGCAGTTGCTCGTCGCCATCCCGCCGCTCTTGCTCGCGGTGGGTATCGACTTCGGCATCCACGCCATCAACCGCTACCGCGAGGAACACGTCGGCGACGTGGGCGTTCGCGACGCGATGCGGGTCACGACCGACCAGCTGTTGATTGCCTTCTTCATCGTCACCGGGACGACCGTACTCGGGTTCGCCGCCAACCTGAGCAGCGGCCTCAGTTCCATCCGCGAACTCGGTATCGTCGCGGCGGTGGGTATCGTCTTCACCGCGCTCGTGTTCGGCGTCTTCCTCCCCGCGACGAAGGTGTACGCCGACTGCTGGCGCGAGCGCCTCGGCCTCCCGTCCTTCGGGTCGGCGGCGCTCGGCGACGAGCGCTCGCTCCTCGGACGCGTGTTACCCGTCGGCGTCCACATCGCCCGCAACGCGCCGCGCGCGTTCCTCGTCCTCGTCATCATCTCCACGGCGTTCATGGGGCAGTACGGCGCGGGCGTCGACAGCCGGTTCACGCAGGACGACTTCCTCCCCCCGGAGGAGCCCCCGGCGTATCTGGAGTACGTCCCCGAGCCCTTCCGCCCCGGCGACTACACCGTCACCGAGACGACGAACTTCCTCGAACGCAACTTCCAGACGGGTGAGGAAGACACGACGACGGTGTACGTCGAGGGGCCGTTACACAAGGACTACGCGCTGGAGGCGTTGTGGCGGGCGGGCGAGAGTCCACCGGGGAGTTTCGTCGACGACGACGGTCACGCCCGCGAGACGAGCATCGTGACCGTCATCCGGTCGTACGCGGAGCGTGACCCCGAGTTCGCCGCCTTGGTCGCGCGCAACGACCGCAACGACAACGGCATCCCGGACGACAACCTGCGGACCGTCTACGCCGCGCTCTTGGACTCGCCGGCGCGTGACCGCGCGCTGAACTACATCACCGACGACTACTCCAGCGCGCGCATCGAGTACGCCGTCGAGGCCGACGCCTCCCAAGAGGCAGTCACGGAGGACACCCGCGAGGTGGCCGACCGAGTGCGGTTCGAAGCCACCGCCACCGGCGGCGTCATCGTCCTCAAAGCCGTCTCGGACGTCATCGGCGAGTCGGCCTTCCGGAGCCTCGTCATCGCCCTCGTCGCCGCGGCGGCCTTCCTCGTCGTCGTCTACGGCCTCTTGGAGGGGCGCCCGTCGCTCGGCCTCGTGAACGTCCTCCCCATCGCCGTCACCGTCGCGGCGCTCGCGTCGACGATGCGCTTTCTCGACATCCCGTTCAACGTCCTGACCGGGACCAGTCTCTCCATCGCCATCGGCCTCGGCATCGACTACTCGGCGCACCTCCTGCATCGCTTCGTCGAGGAGTACGACGAGTCGACGGACGTCGACGCCGCGTTGCTGTCGACGGTCCGCGGGACAGGCGGCGCCCTCACCGGCAGCATGCTGACCACCGTCTCCGGGTTGGGCGTGCTCTGGCTGGCGATTTCGCCCATCCTCGGCCAGTTCGGCCTGCTCATCGCCTTGAGCGTGCTCTACTCGTATCTCGCCTCGATTCTGGTCCTCCCGACGACACTCGTCCTCTGGGACCGCTACGTCTCCGCGGGCGCGGGGCGAGCCCTCGCCGGCGAGTGGGTCGAGTATCAGCCCTGA
- a CDS encoding winged helix-turn-helix domain-containing protein: MDGTEMLRVLGNEYNPQILSFAHEPRSAQELSDELDVPIATCYRRIEELQEADLLEHHDRVLSDERRRVNVYRRNIEEVVVRFSEGDVDVDVEERQQIKNRLDEAWRQLSE, encoded by the coding sequence ATGGACGGGACCGAGATGCTGCGGGTGTTGGGCAACGAGTACAACCCGCAAATACTGAGTTTCGCTCACGAACCGCGGTCGGCACAGGAACTCAGCGATGAACTCGACGTGCCCATCGCCACCTGTTATCGGCGCATCGAGGAGCTGCAAGAGGCGGACCTACTCGAACACCACGACCGTGTGCTCTCCGACGAGCGGCGCCGCGTCAACGTCTATCGCCGAAACATCGAGGAAGTCGTCGTTCGATTCAGCGAGGGCGATGTCGACGTCGACGTCGAGGAACGACAGCAGATCAAAAACCGCCTCGACGAAGCGTGGCGACAGCTCTCCGAGTGA
- a CDS encoding DUF7521 family protein, with amino-acid sequence MLVVEYLYLAATGVLVLSGLTMVGMAIKAYLQTTRRAMIHVSLGFGLIAAAAIATAISAFVTDFDGVRSLLLVNNGLSSLGFIFVVYSLVIYD; translated from the coding sequence ATGCTCGTCGTCGAATACCTATACCTCGCCGCCACCGGCGTGTTGGTCCTCTCCGGGCTCACCATGGTCGGGATGGCGATCAAGGCGTACCTCCAGACTACCCGTCGAGCGATGATTCACGTGTCCCTCGGATTCGGTCTCATCGCTGCTGCCGCCATCGCGACTGCAATCAGTGCGTTCGTCACCGACTTCGACGGCGTCCGCTCGCTCCTGTTGGTCAACAACGGACTCTCGTCGCTCGGCTTCATCTTCGTCGTCTACAGTCTGGTAATCTACGACTAA